One Panicum virgatum strain AP13 chromosome 9K, P.virgatum_v5, whole genome shotgun sequence genomic region harbors:
- the LOC120648345 gene encoding probable galacturonosyltransferase-like 1, giving the protein MSRSPLLLLLLCAVGAAAAAVPGYREAPHFTNSAAAQCPPPLPPSDADAACSPRAAVHVAMTLDASYLRGTMAAVLSVLRHASCPESIFFHFVASAAASSGATAAELRATVRASFPSLAFRVYPFADEARVAGLISTSIRGALDRPLNYARSYLASTLPPCVRRVVYLDSDVVLTDDIAALAATPLPGEETAVAAPEYCGANFTAYFTPGFWASPALSSAFAGRRACYFNTGVMVLDLARWRRAGYTAQIEEWMELQKRVRIYELGSLPPFLLVFAGRIASVDHRWNQHGLGGDNYRGLCRGLHAGAVSLLHWSGKGKPWDRLDAGRPCPLDAVWAKYDLLRSAAGIESS; this is encoded by the coding sequence ATGTCGCGTTCCCctctgctgctcctgctcctctgcgccgtcggcgccgccgccgccgccgtgccaggGTACCGCGAGGCGCCGCACTTCACcaactcggcggcggcgcagtgcccgccgccgctcccgccgtcggacgcggacgcggcgtgctcgccgcgcgcggcggtgcACGTGGCCATGACGCTGGACGCGTCCTACCTGCGGGGCACCATGGCGGCCGTGCTCTCCGTGCTGCGCCACGCGTCCTGCCCGGAGTCCATCTTCTTCCACTTCGTCGCctccgcggcggcctcctcgggggcgacggcggcggagctgcgcgCCACGGTGCGCGCGTCGTTCCCGTCGCTGGCGTTCCGGGTGTACCCGTTCGCCGACGAGGCCCGCGTGGCGGGGCTCATCTCCACCTCCATCCGCGGCGCGCTCGACCGCCCGCTCAACTACGCGCGGTCCTACCTGGCCTCCACGCTCCCGCCCTGCGTGCGCCGCGTCGTGTACCTCGACTCCGACGTCGTGCTCACCGACGACATCGCGGCCCTCGCCGCGACGCCGCTCCCGGGGGAGGAGACGGCCGTGGCGGCGCCCGAGTACTGCGGCGCCAACTTCACCGCCTACTTCACGCCGGGGTTCTGGGCGTCGCCCGCGCTCTCCTCCGccttcgccggccgccgcgcctgctACTTCAACACGGGCGTCATGGTGCTCGACCTCGCGCGGTGGCGCCGCGCGGGCTACACCGCGCAGATCGAGGAGTGGATGGAGCTCCAGAAGCGCGTGCGCATCTACGAGCTGGGCTCGCTGCCGCCGTTCCTGCTCGTCTTCGCCGGCCGCATCGCGTCGGTGGACCACCGGTGGAACCAGcacggcctcggcggcgacaaCTACCGTGGGCTCTGCCGCGGGCTCCACGCCGGCGCCGTCAGCCTGCTGCACTGGAGCGGCAAGGGGAAGCCCTGGGACCGGCTCGACGCCGGGCGGCCGTGCCCGCTCGACGCCGTCTGGGCCAAGTACGACCTGCTCCGGTCGGCCGCCGGCATCGAGAGCTCGTGA